In the genome of Bradyrhizobium ottawaense, the window TTCGCCGATGCCGCAATGAAGCGCGGGGAGTTTGCCGTCCCGGCCGCGCCGGCGGGCACGCAGCCCGATCTCTCGGGCCTGTCCTGCCGCTTCGAGGTGATACCGGCCTCACGTGGGCTGATCCTCTCGGTTCTGGTGATGCCGGCGCGCGGCGCCGATCCGCACGCCTTCCGCAAGGTGATCGAGGACATCATCCACCTCGTCGAGCGCAGCCCCGACGGCGCCCGTCCGGTGCCGCCGCAGGGGCCGCCGCTGAAATGGCCGCCACAGGGGCTGGAATACGAAGCCCGTACCAGGCGCGGTGGTCCGCTGCTCGCGCGCCGCGCCACCGTGCTGGCCTATACGCTGTTCGTCTATCTGATCATGCGCTTCGACCTCAACGTCGGCGGCTTCGTGCCAAACGTCTACAGGCGTCAGGTGGTCGAGAACTCGGACTTCAGGAAATTTGACGACGGCCTGCGCATGATCCTCGATTGCACGCCGCAGCTCGAGCGCGCGCTGAGCGACCGACTGGCGATCGCGGCCCGTGACGGCATCGTACGCTACGGCCTCTACCAGCAGGATGCCGCCATGATGACCTGCTTCACGCCGTCGGCGCTACGCAGCGATCACGTGCACTTCATTGATGGCGCGCGAGGCGGCTACGCCTCGGCGGCGACGGCGCTGAAGGCGATGATGGCGTAGGACGATCTCGTGCCCCGGACGCAGCGCAGCACGCAGTGATGCGCTGCTGAGCCGGGGCCCATGTCTCGATCGTACCGTGCTGCTTTCTGGGTCCCGGCTCTGCGAAGCAGCGTTGCACGCTGCATCGCGTCCGGGACACGAGAGCGGGGTTACCGTCCCGCCCGCGTCCAGGTCTCTCCGCCGCAGAGCGCGCCGACGCAGCCTTCGACCCGCAGCGAATCCGCTCCCGTCACGGAGATGCTGCTGGCATAAGTGCTGCCGTCGTCGGCGTTGTAGATCTGGCCGGACCATTTGTTCGGACCGGACGGCTGCATGCCGCTGAACAATGGCAAGCCGATCATCGGGCGCCTGGCGAGCTCGCGATTGGGGTTCTTGCTGTCGGTGGCGGGTTGGCCGGTCGCGGTGTCGTAGGGCTCGCGCAGCCAGGCGACGACGCCGCAGATGCCGCCGCTGCACTTGCTGATCTTGACGCGCGCATCGCCCGCCTGGGTGAGCCATGTCCCATCGGCGCTCTGCGCATGTGCGGCCGTCGCGCCGAGCAGCGCAGCGAGGAGGACGATGAGAGCAGCGAATCTGGAAGTCATGGAAGAGGCCCCGAAAATGGAGCGCCTCCATAGCAGCCCGGCGGGATAGTGCAACGCAGGCTGGAATCACATTCCTGCGTTCATTGCCTTCGTTCATTGTCCTGCGATCATTTGTCCCAGCGCGCGAAGGCGACCGCGGCCGCAGTCGACAGGCCGAACACCGCCATGGCACCGCCGACCAGCGCGAACAAGGTCCAGGCCGGCGCCTGCGTCATCATGAGGCCGACGCCGCCGATCGCGACGATCAACAGCCGCGCGGTGGAGGCGAGCACAGGGCCGCCGACGCGCGTCGCGCCTTGCGAGGAGAAGTAGAGCGACACGCCGATGCCGAAAAACACGAAGGTCGGGCCGGCCCAGTGGAAATAGCTGTGCGCGGCGGCGGTGACGCCGGAATCGCGCGTGAAGAGTGCGACCCACAGCGATGGAGCGAGCGCGACAGCGAGGCCGATCAGGCCGACCGTCAATCCGGAAGCTGCAGCGGCGGTCCAGGCCACACGCCGGGCGCGCTTCACCTGTCCGGCGCCCATCGCCATGCCGACCATCGGCACCGAGGCGATGCCGAAGGCAAACGTGATCGGGATCAACAAGAATTCCAGCCGCGAGCCGATGCCGTAGCCGGCCAGCATCTCGGTGCCGAACGTGGCCAGGATCTTCGTGAAGATCAAAATGGTGAGCACGGTCTGGAGCGGCGACAGGCAGGCCACCGCACCAACCTTGAGGATGTCCAGGAACATCGCGCGCTCGAAATGAAACGCGCGAATATTCAGCGGCAGCCGGCTGCGGCCGGACGCGAGATACCAGAGGAAGAAGATCGCGGCGCAGGTGAACGCGATCAATTGGCCGCTGGCGACGCCCGGCATGCCGAAGGGCTTCACGCCGAACAGGCCGAGCCCCAACGTGCCGCCGAGCGCGATCTGCAACACGCTCGCCCCGATCAGCGTCATCGACGGCAGGCGCATGTCGCCGGTGCCGCGGATCACCGAGGCCAGCGTGTTGACGAGCCAGATCGCGACCGCGCCGGAGAACAGCACCTGCGAATAGCCGCTGGCCTCCTCGAGCACGCGATCGCGCCCGCCGAGCAGCGTGAAGAAGGAACGGCCGAAGACGAGCATCATCACCGTGAAGAACAGCCCGCCGCAGAGGCCGATGATGGCGGCATGCAGCGCCAGCGTCGCGGCGCGGTCACGATCCCCGGCGCCGAGCGCGCGGCTGATCGCGGACGAAACGCCGCCGCCCATCGCG includes:
- a CDS encoding DUF3095 domain-containing protein produces the protein MISGESFYGGIPVFRGFTSLMDPALYAPLPDDWSIGVADIVDSTKAIAAQRYKAVNMAGAAVIAAVTNALGGREFPFVFGGDGASFAVAPGDLESAREALAATATWVREDLDLTMRVALVPVGAIRAQGLDVRVARFGPSANLSYAMFSGGGLAFADAAMKRGEFAVPAAPAGTQPDLSGLSCRFEVIPASRGLILSVLVMPARGADPHAFRKVIEDIIHLVERSPDGARPVPPQGPPLKWPPQGLEYEARTRRGGPLLARRATVLAYTLFVYLIMRFDLNVGGFVPNVYRRQVVENSDFRKFDDGLRMILDCTPQLERALSDRLAIAARDGIVRYGLYQQDAAMMTCFTPSALRSDHVHFIDGARGGYASAATALKAMMA
- a CDS encoding DUF2147 domain-containing protein codes for the protein MTSRFAALIVLLAALLGATAAHAQSADGTWLTQAGDARVKISKCSGGICGVVAWLREPYDTATGQPATDSKNPNRELARRPMIGLPLFSGMQPSGPNKWSGQIYNADDGSTYASSISVTGADSLRVEGCVGALCGGETWTRAGR
- a CDS encoding MATE family efflux transporter, whose product is MTIDAPADAVPPLAPVASPIASLLTAPILPTLLRLAIPNMIAMVGSTLVAIAETSYIGRLGTIPLAAIALVFPFAMLTQMMSAGAMGGGVSSAISRALGAGDRDRAATLALHAAIIGLCGGLFFTVMMLVFGRSFFTLLGGRDRVLEEASGYSQVLFSGAVAIWLVNTLASVIRGTGDMRLPSMTLIGASVLQIALGGTLGLGLFGVKPFGMPGVASGQLIAFTCAAIFFLWYLASGRSRLPLNIRAFHFERAMFLDILKVGAVACLSPLQTVLTILIFTKILATFGTEMLAGYGIGSRLEFLLIPITFAFGIASVPMVGMAMGAGQVKRARRVAWTAAAASGLTVGLIGLAVALAPSLWVALFTRDSGVTAAAHSYFHWAGPTFVFFGIGVSLYFSSQGATRVGGPVLASTARLLIVAIGGVGLMMTQAPAWTLFALVGGAMAVFGLSTAAAVAFARWDK